In Pygocentrus nattereri isolate fPygNat1 chromosome 26, fPygNat1.pri, whole genome shotgun sequence, one genomic interval encodes:
- the LOC108441591 gene encoding tubby-related protein 1-like isoform X1: protein MSTDKKPKKKKAESTVAETNGTEAKPKKTKSKKNGELSTENSPAAQNGEKVKKKKTEKEKEKESLPKEKAEPKKKAKSAPKKKKSSTEDDDEDDDDDEEATPQKKTKKKPSKDSSDGKEKEKEKKAKSKEDKEDKDSKAKSKTKKKEPASMFQINGDKPETKSKKKAAKSESDDESEAESKSSKSKKKSSSNPASMFQTGREKEKEKDKDKKFKKSKSPAKAEESDDSDSEVTQKKKRGKGKKGKKEERAPSPVIEFEDLEEFVLQPAQQGVTVKCKVTRDKRGMDRGLYPTYYLHLDNEKKQVFLLAGRKRKKSTTSNYLISTDPTDLSRGGENFVGKLRSNLMGTKFTVFDNGLHPDRALPDMSNARQELAAIIYETNVLGMKGPRRMTVIIPGMNKDGDRVPLRPRSENDGLLIRHQNRNMENLIELRNKTPVWNEETASHVLNFNGRVTQASIKNFQIIHNKDQEYIVMQFGRVADDAFTLDYNYPLCAVQAFAIALSSFDGKIACE from the exons ATGTCTACTGACAAG AAGCCCAAGAAGAAGAAGGCGGAGTCTACTGTAGCAGAGACCAATGGGACAGAAGCTAAACCGAAAAAAACtaagagtaaaaaaaatggagaatTGTCCACAGAGAACAGCCCGGCTGCTCAAA ATGGCGAGAaggtgaagaaaaagaaaacggagaaggagaaagaaaaggaatcGCTGCCAAAAGAAAAAGCTGAACCCAAAAAGAAAGCCAAAAGTGCcccaaagaagaagaaga GCTCGACTGAAGATGACGATgaagacgatgatgatgatgaagaagctACTCCCCAGAAGAAGACGAAGAAAAAGCCCTCAAAGGACAGTTCTGatggaaaggaaaaagaaaaggaaaagaaggcTAAATCCAAAG AGGACAAAGAAGACAAAGACAGTAAAGCAAAGTCCAAAACCAAAAAGAAGGAGCCAGCCTCCATGTTCCAGATCAACGGAGACAAGCCCGAAACCAAGAGTAAAAAGAAAG CTGCCAAGTCAGAGAGTGACGATGAGAGTGAAGCTGAGAGCAAAAGCAGCAAGAGCAAAAAGAAGAgtagctcaaatccagcctccaTGTTCCAGACGGgtagagagaaggaaaaggagaaGGACAAAGACAAAAAGTTCAAAAAGTCCAAAA GTCCTGCAAAAGCAGAAGAGAGTGATGACTCCGACTCTGAGGTCacacagaagaagaaaaggggaaaaggaaaaaaggggaaaaag GAGGAGCGAGCACCTTCACCGGTCATTGAGTTTGAGGACTTGGAGGAGTTTGTGCTTCAGCCAGCTCAGCAGGGCGTCACAGTGAAATGCAAAGTGACCCGAGACAAGAGAGGAATGGACCGGGGCCTTTATCCCACCTACTACCTCCACCTAGACAATGAGAAGAAG CAGGTATTTTTGCTGGCGGGAAGGAAACGCAAGAAGAGCACAACCTCCAATTACCTGATCTCAACTGACCCCACTGATCTCTCCAGAGGAGGTGAAAACTTCGTAGGTAAACTGAG GTCCAATCTGATGGGCACTAAGTTCACAGTGTTTGATAATGGACTACACCCAGACAGAGCCCTTCCAGACATGTCAAATGCAAGGCAGGAGTTAGCAGCCATTATCTAT GAGACCAATGTCTTAGGAATGAAAGGCCCAAGACGGATGACTGTcatcattcctggcatgaacaAGGACGGAGACCGAGTACCTCTACGACCAAGGAGT GAAAACGACGGCCTTCTGATTCGCCACCAGAACAGAAACATGGAGAACCTGATAGAGCTGCGCAACAAAACACCTGTGTGGAATGAGGAGACAGCATCCCACGTTCTCAACTTCAACGGCAGGGTCACACAAGCCTCCATTAAAAACTTCCAGATCATACACAACAAAGACC AGGAATACATTGTGATGCAGTTTGGAAGAGTTGCTGATGATGCCTTCACTCTGGACTATAACTACCCTCTGTGTGCGGTGCAGGCCTTCGCCATTGCCCTCTCCAGCTTCGATGGCAAAATCGCCTGTGAGTAA
- the LOC108441591 gene encoding tubby-related protein 1-like isoform X2: protein MSTDKKPKKKKAESTVAETNGTEAKPKKTKSKKNGELSTENSPAAQNGEKVKKKKTEKEKEKESLPKEKAEPKKKAKSAPKKKKSSTEDDDEDDDDDEEATPQKKTKKKPSKDSSDGKEKEKEKKAKSKEDKEDKDSKAKSKTKKKEPASMFQINGDKPETKSKKKAAKSESDDESEAESKSSKSKKKSSSNPASMFQTGREKEKEKDKDKKFKKSKSPAKAEESDDSDSEVTQKKKRGKGKKGKKEERAPSPVIEFEDLEEFVLQPAQQGVTVKCKVTRDKRGMDRGLYPTYYLHLDNEKKVFLLAGRKRKKSTTSNYLISTDPTDLSRGGENFVGKLRSNLMGTKFTVFDNGLHPDRALPDMSNARQELAAIIYETNVLGMKGPRRMTVIIPGMNKDGDRVPLRPRSENDGLLIRHQNRNMENLIELRNKTPVWNEETASHVLNFNGRVTQASIKNFQIIHNKDQEYIVMQFGRVADDAFTLDYNYPLCAVQAFAIALSSFDGKIACE, encoded by the exons ATGTCTACTGACAAG AAGCCCAAGAAGAAGAAGGCGGAGTCTACTGTAGCAGAGACCAATGGGACAGAAGCTAAACCGAAAAAAACtaagagtaaaaaaaatggagaatTGTCCACAGAGAACAGCCCGGCTGCTCAAA ATGGCGAGAaggtgaagaaaaagaaaacggagaaggagaaagaaaaggaatcGCTGCCAAAAGAAAAAGCTGAACCCAAAAAGAAAGCCAAAAGTGCcccaaagaagaagaaga GCTCGACTGAAGATGACGATgaagacgatgatgatgatgaagaagctACTCCCCAGAAGAAGACGAAGAAAAAGCCCTCAAAGGACAGTTCTGatggaaaggaaaaagaaaaggaaaagaaggcTAAATCCAAAG AGGACAAAGAAGACAAAGACAGTAAAGCAAAGTCCAAAACCAAAAAGAAGGAGCCAGCCTCCATGTTCCAGATCAACGGAGACAAGCCCGAAACCAAGAGTAAAAAGAAAG CTGCCAAGTCAGAGAGTGACGATGAGAGTGAAGCTGAGAGCAAAAGCAGCAAGAGCAAAAAGAAGAgtagctcaaatccagcctccaTGTTCCAGACGGgtagagagaaggaaaaggagaaGGACAAAGACAAAAAGTTCAAAAAGTCCAAAA GTCCTGCAAAAGCAGAAGAGAGTGATGACTCCGACTCTGAGGTCacacagaagaagaaaaggggaaaaggaaaaaaggggaaaaag GAGGAGCGAGCACCTTCACCGGTCATTGAGTTTGAGGACTTGGAGGAGTTTGTGCTTCAGCCAGCTCAGCAGGGCGTCACAGTGAAATGCAAAGTGACCCGAGACAAGAGAGGAATGGACCGGGGCCTTTATCCCACCTACTACCTCCACCTAGACAATGAGAAGAAG GTATTTTTGCTGGCGGGAAGGAAACGCAAGAAGAGCACAACCTCCAATTACCTGATCTCAACTGACCCCACTGATCTCTCCAGAGGAGGTGAAAACTTCGTAGGTAAACTGAG GTCCAATCTGATGGGCACTAAGTTCACAGTGTTTGATAATGGACTACACCCAGACAGAGCCCTTCCAGACATGTCAAATGCAAGGCAGGAGTTAGCAGCCATTATCTAT GAGACCAATGTCTTAGGAATGAAAGGCCCAAGACGGATGACTGTcatcattcctggcatgaacaAGGACGGAGACCGAGTACCTCTACGACCAAGGAGT GAAAACGACGGCCTTCTGATTCGCCACCAGAACAGAAACATGGAGAACCTGATAGAGCTGCGCAACAAAACACCTGTGTGGAATGAGGAGACAGCATCCCACGTTCTCAACTTCAACGGCAGGGTCACACAAGCCTCCATTAAAAACTTCCAGATCATACACAACAAAGACC AGGAATACATTGTGATGCAGTTTGGAAGAGTTGCTGATGATGCCTTCACTCTGGACTATAACTACCCTCTGTGTGCGGTGCAGGCCTTCGCCATTGCCCTCTCCAGCTTCGATGGCAAAATCGCCTGTGAGTAA